The following coding sequences are from one Ursus arctos isolate Adak ecotype North America unplaced genomic scaffold, UrsArc2.0 scaffold_23, whole genome shotgun sequence window:
- the LOC113246495 gene encoding olfactory receptor 8K3-like, whose translation MEKHNLTVLNEFILMGITHRPELQAPLFGLFLIIYLISVVGNLGMIILTKVDPRLQTPMYFFLRHLAFSDLGYSTTVGPKMLVSFIVEENTISYYLCATQGAFYIMFIVSELFILSAMSYDRYVAICNPLLYPVIMSQRVCHVLVAIPYLYSTFVSLTVTVRIFNSLFCGFNIVNHFYCDCVPLLSLLCSNAHEVELTILIFSVLNLISSLLIVLVSYLLILVAIIRMNSAEGLHKAFSTCGSHLTVVTVFYGTLIFMYVQPESSHSFDTDKVASVFYTLVIPMLNPLIYSLRNKDVKSALHRIRKKLCNTFPNFIVHYVVPKK comes from the coding sequence ATGGAAAAACACAATCTGACAGTGCTGAATGAATTCATTCTCATGGGGATCACACATCGTCCTGAGCTGCAGGCTCCATTATTTGGGCTCTTCCTCATCATCTATTTGATCTCAGTGGTGGGCAACCTGGGCATGATCATCCTCACTAAGGTGGACCCCAGGCTCCAaacacccatgtacttcttcctcagacACCTGGCTTTCAGTGATCTTGGTTATTCGACAACTGTGGGACCAAAAATGTTAGTAAGTTTCATTGTGGAAGAAAACACGATTTCCTATTATTTGTGTGCCACACAGGGAGCTTTCTACATTATGTTCATTGTTAGTGAGCTGTTCATTCTGTCAGCAATGTCctatgaccgctacgtggccatctgTAACCCTCTGCTCTACCCTGTCATCATGTCACAAAGGGTGTGTCATGTGCTGGTGGCCATCCCCTACCTCTACAGCACATTTGTGTCTCTTACAGTCACCGTGAGGATTTTTAATTCGCTCTTCTGTGGCTTCAATATTGTCAATCATTTCTACTGTGATTGTGTCCCCTTGCTATCTTTGCTCTGCTCAAATGCTCATGAAGTTGAATTGACAattttgattttctctgttttaaatttgatttcatcCCTTCTGATAGTTCTGGTGTCTTACCTGCTGATCCTGGTAGCCATCATCAGGATGAACTCAGCTGAGGGTCTGCACAAGGCTTTTTCCACCTGTGGGTCCCACCTGACAGTGGTCACAGTGTTCTATGGGACTTTGATATTCATGTATGTGCAACCTGAGTCCAGTCATTCCTTTGACACTGACAAAGTGGCGTCCGTATTTTACACCCTCGTTATCCCCATGCTGAATCCCTTGATCTATAGCTTGAGGAACAAAGATGTGAAATCTGCTTTACATAGGATACGGAAGAAATTATGCAATACCTTTCCTAACTTTATTGTACACTACGTGGTTCCTAAGAAATAG
- the LOC113246497 gene encoding olfactory receptor 8K3-like yields MEKHNLTVLNEFILMGITDRPELQAPLFGLFLIIYLISVVGNLGMIILTKVDSRLQTPMYFFLRHLAFTDLGYSTTIGPKMLVNFVVDQNTISYCFCAIQLACFLVFIISELFILSAMSYDRYVAICNPLLYPVIMSQRVCHVLVVIPYLYSTFVSLLVTVKIFSSFFCGYNVISHFYCDSLPLLALLCSNTHEIELIILILAGFNLIFSLLIVLVSYLLILVAIVRMNSAEGRHKAFSTCGSHLTVATVFYGTLIFMYVQPESSHSFDTDKVASVFYTLVIPMLNPLIYSLRNKDVKYARRRMWKKLCNLFSLSLYTIQSP; encoded by the coding sequence ATGGAAAAACACAATCTGACAGTGCTGAATGAATTCATTCTCATGGGGATCACAGACCGTCCTGAGCTGCAGGCTCCATTATTTGGGCTGTTCCTCATCATCTATTTGATCTCAGTGGTGGGCAACCTGGGCATGATCATCCTCACCAAGGTGGACTCCAGGCTCCAaacacccatgtacttcttcctcagacACCTGGCTTTCACTGATCTTGGTTATTCAACAACCATAGGACCCAAAATGTTAGTAAATTTTGTTGTGGACCAAAATACAATCTCTTATTGTTTTTGTGCTATACAACTGGCTTGCTTTCTTGTGTTCATCATTAGTGAGCTGTTCATTCTGTCGGCAATGTCctatgaccgctacgtggccatctgTAACCCTCTGCTCTACCCTGTCATCATGTCACAAAGGGTGTGTCATGTGCTGGTGGTCATCCCCTACCTCTACAGCACATTTGTGTCTCTTCTAGTCACCGTCAAGATTTTTAGTTCATTCTTCTGTGGTTACAATGTCATCAGTCATTTCTACTGTGACAGTCTCCCCTTGTTAGCTTTGCTTTGCTCAAATACACATGAAATTGAACTGATTATTCTGATCTTAGCAGGctttaatttgattttctccctTCTGATAGTTCTGGTGTCTTACCTGCTGATCCTGGTAGCCATCGTCAGGATGAACTCAGCTGAGGGGCGGCACAAGGCTTTTTCCACCTGTGGGTCCCACCTGACAGTGGCCACAGTGTTCTACGGGACTTTGATATTCATGTATGTGCAACCCGAGTCCAGTCATTCCTTTGACACTGACAAAGTGGCGTCCGTATTTTACACCCTCGTTATCCCCATGCTGAATCCCTTGATCTATAGCTTGAGGaacaaagatgtaaaatatgcAAGACGGAGGATGTGGAAAAAACTAtgcaatcttttttctttaagtttatatACGATACAGTCTCCATAA
- the LOC113246369 gene encoding LOW QUALITY PROTEIN: olfactory receptor 8K3-like (The sequence of the model RefSeq protein was modified relative to this genomic sequence to represent the inferred CDS: inserted 1 base in 1 codon): METPNLTVLNEFILMGITDKPELQAPLFGLFLIIYTVSVVGNLGMIILTKVDPRLQTPMYFFLRHLAFTDLGYSTTVGPKMLVNFVVDQNTISYYFCAIQLAFFLMFIVSELFILTAMSYDRYVAICNPLLYPVIMSQRVCHVLVAIPYLYSTFVSLIVTINIFSLSFCGYNVISHFYCDCVPLLTLLCSNTHETEMIILILAGFDLISSLLIVLVSYLLILVAIIRMNSAEGRHKAFSTCGSHLTVATVFYGTLIFMYVQPESSHXSDTDKVASVFYTLVIPMLNPLIYSLRNKDVKYARRRMWKKLCSIFS, from the exons ATGGAAACTCCAAATCTAACAGTGCTCAATGAGTTCATTCTCATGGGGATCACAGACAAACCTGAGCTGCAGGCTCCATTATTTGGGCTCTTCCTCATCATCTACACAGTCTCAGTGGTGGGGAACCTGGGCATGATCATCCTTACCAAGGTGGACCCCAGGCTCCAaacacccatgtacttcttcctcagacACCTGGCTTTCACTGATCTTGGTTATTCAACAACCGTGGGACCCAAAATGTTAGTAAATTTTGTTGTGGATCAAAATACAATTTCTTACTATTTTTGTGCTATACAACTAGCTTTCTTTCTTATGTTCATTGTTAGTGAACTTTTTATTCTAACCGCAATGTCctatgaccgctacgtggccatctgTAACCCTCTGCTCTACCCTGTCATCATGTCACAAAGGGTGTGTCACGTGCTGGTGGCCATCCCCTACCTCTACAGCACATTTGTGTCTCTCATAGTcaccataaatatttttagtttatccTTCTGTGGCTACAATGTCATCAGTCATTTCTACTGTGACTGTGTCCCCTTGTTAACTTTGCTCTGCTCAAATACACATGAAACTGAAATGATTATTCTGATCTTAgctggttttgatttgatttcatCCCTTCTGATAGTTCTGGTGTCTTACCTGCTGATCCTGGTAGCCATCATCAGGATGAACTCAGCTGAGGGGCGGCACAAGGCCTTTTCCACCTGTGGGTCCCACCTGACAGTGGCCACAGTGTTCTACGGGACTTTGATATTCATGTATGTGCAACCCGAGTCCAGTC TTTCTGACACTGACAAAGTGGCGTCCGTATTTTACACCCTCGTTATCCCCATGCTGAATCCCTTGATCTATAGCCTGAGGaacaaagatgtaaaatatgcAAGACGGAGGATGTGGAAAAAACTATgtagtattttttcttaa